A section of the Paenibacillus yonginensis genome encodes:
- a CDS encoding Gfo/Idh/MocA family protein, protein MSKQLKVAIIGCGGIANGKHLPSLAKQPEVDLVAFCDIVEERARKAAKEYGTQDAKVFTDYRELLANSDIDVVHVCTPNDSHSEITVAALEAGNHVMCEKPMAKTSEQARAMLEAAKRTGKKLSIAYQNRFRNDSLYLKELCEQGELGDIYLGKALAIRRRAVPTWGVFLDEEKQGGGPLIDIGTHALDLTLWLMDNYEPKSVMGSVFHKLGHRENAANAFGSWDPAEFKVEDSAFGYITMKNGATIILESSWALNVVETGEAKTLLCGTEGGADMKNGLRINGEKNSRLYDTQIDLSSGGVAFFSGEEETDAYREAKAWVQAILEDKEPLVKPEQAFVVTQILEAIYESAKTGKAVYFD, encoded by the coding sequence ATGTCTAAACAACTGAAAGTAGCGATTATCGGCTGCGGAGGAATTGCCAATGGCAAACATCTTCCGAGCCTGGCTAAACAACCTGAAGTGGATTTGGTCGCATTCTGCGATATCGTTGAAGAACGCGCCCGCAAAGCGGCCAAGGAATACGGCACGCAGGACGCTAAAGTCTTTACCGATTACCGCGAGCTGCTGGCAAACAGCGACATTGATGTCGTGCATGTCTGTACGCCAAACGATTCACACTCCGAAATTACGGTAGCTGCGCTTGAAGCAGGCAACCATGTCATGTGCGAGAAGCCGATGGCCAAAACGTCGGAGCAGGCCCGTGCCATGCTGGAAGCTGCCAAACGGACCGGCAAGAAGCTGAGCATCGCCTACCAGAACCGCTTCCGCAATGACAGCTTATATTTGAAAGAATTGTGCGAGCAAGGCGAACTGGGCGATATTTACCTGGGCAAAGCATTGGCGATCCGCCGCCGCGCGGTTCCAACCTGGGGCGTATTCCTGGATGAAGAGAAGCAAGGCGGCGGCCCGTTGATCGATATCGGCACACACGCGCTGGATCTGACCTTGTGGCTGATGGATAACTACGAGCCTAAGAGCGTAATGGGTTCCGTCTTCCACAAGCTGGGACATCGCGAGAATGCAGCGAACGCATTCGGCTCCTGGGATCCTGCCGAGTTCAAGGTTGAGGACTCTGCGTTCGGTTACATTACGATGAAGAACGGCGCCACGATCATTCTGGAATCCAGCTGGGCCCTGAACGTAGTTGAAACCGGCGAAGCCAAAACGCTGCTGTGCGGAACTGAAGGCGGAGCTGATATGAAAAATGGCCTGCGCATCAATGGCGAGAAGAATAGCCGTCTTTATGATACGCAAATCGACCTCAGCTCCGGCGGCGTAGCCTTTTTCTCCGGCGAAGAAGAGACCGACGCTTATCGTGAAGCCAAAGCCTGGGTGCAGGCGATTCTGGAAGACAAGGAGCCGCTCGTGAAGCCGGAGCAAGCCTTTGTGGTTACGCAAATCCTAGAAGCGATCTATGAGTCGGCCAAAACCGGCAAAGCGGTTTATTTTGACTGA
- a CDS encoding sugar phosphate isomerase/epimerase family protein, with amino-acid sequence MAKIALQLYTVREQMEQDFEGTLRKVAELGYQGVEFAGFYGRTKEQVKALLEENGLTAVGAHTSLDLLLNHLDEQIEINQFIGNNKLIVPYVAEEDRGRWEEIIADIQRIAEACAAKGITLMYHNHDFELTQKLNGETVLDTIFETVPASLLEVELDSCWVEFAGFDAVAYIEKYKGRMPLLHLKDVKKKEDGSPETVELGAGQLDIKRIADAAIEAGVEWLIVEQDYTANGAINCITTSMDWVKNYVSQGGKLNV; translated from the coding sequence ATGGCCAAAATAGCCCTGCAATTGTATACGGTTCGCGAACAAATGGAACAGGATTTTGAAGGAACGCTCCGCAAAGTAGCGGAACTGGGATACCAAGGCGTCGAGTTTGCCGGCTTCTACGGCAGAACCAAAGAGCAGGTGAAAGCGCTGCTTGAAGAAAACGGGCTGACGGCTGTCGGCGCACACACTTCGCTGGATCTGCTGCTGAATCATCTGGATGAACAGATTGAAATCAACCAGTTTATCGGCAACAACAAGCTGATTGTCCCTTACGTCGCCGAAGAGGACCGCGGCCGCTGGGAAGAGATCATTGCCGACATCCAGCGTATAGCTGAAGCCTGCGCGGCTAAAGGCATCACTTTGATGTACCATAACCATGATTTTGAGCTGACCCAGAAGCTGAATGGCGAAACCGTGCTGGATACGATTTTTGAAACGGTGCCTGCTTCGCTGCTAGAAGTCGAACTGGACTCCTGCTGGGTCGAGTTTGCCGGCTTTGACGCCGTCGCTTACATTGAGAAATACAAAGGCCGCATGCCGCTTCTGCATCTGAAAGACGTGAAAAAGAAAGAAGACGGCTCGCCGGAAACAGTCGAGCTGGGCGCAGGACAGCTGGATATTAAACGCATAGCGGACGCCGCCATCGAAGCCGGTGTTGAATGGCTGATCGTGGAGCAGGATTATACGGCGAACGGTGCAATCAACTGTATTACAACCAGCATGGACTGGGTTAAAAACTATGTGTCTCAGGGAGGAAAATTGAATGTCTAA
- a CDS encoding Gfo/Idh/MocA family protein produces the protein MTPLKVGVIGCGNISPAYFTYLKNSSKVALVACSDMLPEKAQERAKQFDVESVYTVEEMLESDVDAILNLTIPASHAAVSLAALEHGKHVYTEKPLAISLSDGKKMLELAARKGLVVGSAPDTFMGSGLETARQALLDGAIGRPVAATAFMMGAGPEGWHPNPAFFYAAGGGPMFDMGPYYLTALIQLLGPIARISGSAGSQIPERKVGSGPDAGKPIPVQTPTHYSGTLDFASGVIGTLVTSFDIRGGSTLPWIEIYGTEGTLRLPDPNYFEGEVKLRKVGSEEWTVLPPVFESHGNERGRGLEDMADAISEGRNPRASGLVAYHVLEAMHAFGRSSQEGRHIALESAAELSAALAP, from the coding sequence GTGACCCCGTTGAAGGTTGGCGTTATTGGCTGCGGCAATATCAGTCCCGCATATTTTACTTATCTGAAGAACAGCTCCAAGGTGGCGTTGGTAGCTTGTTCGGACATGCTGCCTGAGAAGGCGCAGGAGAGGGCCAAGCAGTTTGATGTTGAAAGCGTATACACCGTTGAAGAAATGCTGGAAAGCGATGTAGACGCCATTCTGAACTTGACCATTCCCGCTTCCCATGCGGCAGTCAGTCTGGCTGCGCTCGAACATGGAAAGCACGTATATACGGAGAAACCGCTCGCCATTTCTCTTTCCGATGGAAAGAAAATGCTGGAGCTGGCGGCCAGAAAAGGGCTCGTGGTCGGTTCAGCCCCGGATACCTTTATGGGTTCCGGCCTTGAGACTGCCCGCCAGGCATTGCTTGACGGGGCGATTGGACGGCCTGTTGCGGCGACCGCCTTTATGATGGGAGCCGGACCGGAAGGCTGGCATCCGAACCCCGCCTTTTTCTACGCTGCCGGTGGCGGACCGATGTTTGACATGGGACCCTATTATTTGACCGCACTGATCCAGCTGCTCGGGCCGATTGCCCGGATCAGCGGCTCGGCAGGCAGCCAGATTCCGGAGCGGAAGGTCGGCTCCGGTCCGGACGCGGGCAAGCCGATCCCGGTTCAGACCCCGACGCATTACAGCGGTACGCTGGATTTTGCCAGCGGCGTAATCGGCACACTCGTGACCAGCTTTGACATCCGTGGCGGCAGCACGCTCCCGTGGATTGAGATTTACGGAACGGAAGGAACCCTGCGTCTGCCGGACCCGAACTATTTTGAAGGCGAAGTTAAGCTTCGGAAAGTCGGCAGCGAGGAATGGACGGTTCTCCCGCCCGTATTCGAAAGCCATGGCAATGAGCGGGGCAGAGGTCTTGAAGATATGGCCGATGCGATATCCGAAGGCCGCAACCCGCGTGCGTCCGGGCTGGTAGCTTATCACGTGCTGGAAGCGATGCATGCCTTCGGCAGATCGTCCCAGGAAGGCCGGCACATTGCGCTTGAAAGCGCCGCAGAGCTGAGCGCGGCTCTGGCTCCCTAG
- a CDS encoding AraC family transcriptional regulator: MVAEEHLVILAAGYSVHRKAYGSNDANGPDHYLIRLQTEGKARTRIGSELVDVEMGDVLLFSPREPYELYIDSAAQSKTSSILSGDYYIFTDGSWIRNWWAAKSRPNKIRMPMTDAFINLFRQISLEQQRVSRLKDEIAAHYIKILCLEIDRQLEEQPRDGQRSYLAYQLKHFVEENAATSFRLEDAAAHVGISVSRAVHLFKATFGQSIIQYATDIRLNMARERIIFSPLSLEHVAESSGFPSYNYFHKVFRSKFGMSPKQFRLASRENTK, from the coding sequence ATGGTCGCCGAAGAGCACCTGGTTATTCTGGCGGCGGGTTATTCCGTTCACCGCAAAGCTTATGGCTCCAACGATGCCAACGGCCCGGATCATTATTTAATCCGGCTGCAAACCGAAGGCAAAGCGCGCACGCGTATCGGCAGCGAACTCGTGGATGTTGAAATGGGAGATGTGCTTCTCTTCTCTCCAAGAGAGCCTTATGAATTATATATCGATTCCGCGGCCCAGTCTAAAACCTCTTCCATTTTGAGCGGAGATTACTATATCTTCACTGACGGAAGCTGGATCCGGAATTGGTGGGCAGCCAAAAGCAGGCCCAACAAAATTCGCATGCCGATGACCGACGCTTTTATCAACCTGTTCCGGCAGATATCGCTGGAGCAGCAACGGGTTTCGAGGCTCAAAGATGAGATTGCAGCCCATTACATCAAGATTTTATGTCTGGAAATTGATCGCCAGCTGGAGGAGCAGCCCCGGGACGGGCAGCGCTCTTATCTGGCTTATCAGCTCAAACATTTTGTGGAGGAGAACGCCGCTACCAGCTTCCGTCTGGAAGACGCCGCTGCCCACGTCGGCATCAGCGTGTCCAGGGCGGTGCATCTGTTCAAAGCCACCTTCGGGCAGAGCATCATCCAGTATGCAACCGATATTCGGCTGAACATGGCCCGGGAACGCATTATTTTCAGCCCGCTGTCGCTGGAGCATGTGGCGGAGAGCTCCGGTTTTCCAAGCTACAACTACTTCCACAAAGTATTCCGGTCCAAATTCGGCATGTCTCCCAAGCAGTTTCGTCTGGCCAGCCGGGAGAACACCAAATAA
- a CDS encoding TerC family protein produces the protein MDLMSMEFWTALFSIILIDLVLAGDNAIVIGLAARNVPKADQKKVILWGTVGAIVVRVIMTVLVVQLLNIPGLRLAGGLALIWIAYKLLVEEKKHDITAGTRMWAAIRTIIIADTMMGLDNVLAVAGAAHGDMTMVIIGLAISVPIMVWGSTMILKLTERFPIVITIGSAVLAWTAAKMLVEEPLIHDWFALGIVKYGFEALVIIAVVGLGLMTKAKRKSQTSEKSLS, from the coding sequence TTGGATTTGATGAGCATGGAATTCTGGACGGCCTTATTCTCAATCATTCTGATCGACTTGGTGCTGGCAGGGGACAACGCGATTGTCATCGGTCTTGCCGCTCGGAATGTCCCGAAGGCTGATCAAAAGAAAGTGATTTTGTGGGGGACCGTAGGCGCTATAGTAGTCAGGGTAATTATGACGGTGCTTGTTGTACAGCTGCTGAACATTCCGGGCTTGCGGCTGGCAGGCGGCCTGGCATTGATCTGGATTGCCTATAAGCTGCTGGTTGAAGAGAAGAAACACGATATCACGGCGGGAACCCGCATGTGGGCGGCCATTCGCACCATCATTATTGCGGATACGATGATGGGACTCGACAACGTGCTGGCCGTCGCGGGGGCGGCACATGGCGACATGACGATGGTTATTATCGGACTTGCTATCTCGGTGCCGATTATGGTATGGGGCAGCACGATGATTCTGAAGCTGACGGAACGTTTCCCGATTGTTATTACGATCGGTTCGGCCGTGCTGGCCTGGACCGCAGCGAAAATGCTGGTCGAAGAACCGCTTATTCACGATTGGTTTGCCCTTGGAATTGTCAAATATGGGTTTGAGGCACTCGTTATTATTGCCGTAGTTGGTCTGGGGCTGATGACAAAAGCGAAACGTAAAAGTCAGACCTCCGAGAAATCCTTATCCTGA
- a CDS encoding TVP38/TMEM64 family protein, whose protein sequence is MKKWLGPVIYVLLMAAAFACRDQISLLLNHRLSLMMTFLLATLLALFPIMPYKVVIAAAGLLYGPWTGALLTIAGSTLSGVLLYAAGAAWYRQDAERWLNRFSGLKRFASYVDKHPFESVLLYRLLPVVPQWALNVYAGLASIPFGLYLAASILGKLPGILVYAYLGSSLFSRPLLALEILGLYIMFVLVGVWGYKKRSAAKPDHS, encoded by the coding sequence ATGAAGAAATGGCTTGGACCTGTTATTTATGTCTTGCTGATGGCAGCGGCTTTTGCCTGCAGGGATCAGATCAGCCTGCTGCTGAATCATCGGCTGTCACTGATGATGACGTTTCTGCTGGCTACTTTGCTTGCCCTGTTCCCCATTATGCCTTATAAAGTAGTCATTGCGGCTGCAGGGCTTCTCTATGGCCCTTGGACAGGCGCTCTCCTGACGATAGCAGGCTCTACCCTGTCGGGTGTTCTGCTCTACGCCGCCGGAGCAGCCTGGTACCGCCAGGATGCCGAGCGGTGGCTGAACCGGTTCTCGGGGCTGAAGCGTTTTGCTTCGTATGTCGATAAACACCCCTTTGAATCGGTTCTTCTATACCGGCTCCTCCCTGTTGTTCCCCAATGGGCCCTTAATGTGTATGCCGGTTTGGCTTCTATCCCGTTTGGCCTTTATTTGGCAGCTTCCATACTCGGCAAGCTCCCCGGCATTTTGGTTTACGCTTATCTCGGGAGCTCCCTGTTCTCCCGCCCTCTGCTGGCTTTGGAGATCTTAGGCCTATATATTATGTTTGTCCTCGTTGGAGTTTGGGGATATAAAAAAAGAAGCGCCGCCAAACCGGATCATTCGTAA
- the msrA gene encoding peptide-methionine (S)-S-oxide reductase MsrA, whose translation MNHIQGKTELATFAGGCFWCMVTPFEELPGIKGIVSGYTGGHTENPTYEQVCAGGTGHYEAVQITFDPDVFPYRKLLELFWQQIDPTDAGGQFHDRGQSYQTAIFYHNEAQREAAEASKQELASSGRFDKPIVTEILPAKPFYPAEDYHQDYHKKNPMHYKRYRKGSGREDFIETHWSKPVIDQQTLKSKLTPIQYEVTQNSATERPFTGEYWDHEEEGIYVDIVSGEPLFSSTDKYDAGCGWPSFTRPLRDYSIKEKLDTSHFMVRTEVRSRGANSHLGHVFDDGPGPNGLRYCINSAALRFVPKEDLEKEGYGEYLALFE comes from the coding sequence ATGAATCATATACAAGGCAAAACCGAACTGGCTACGTTTGCAGGCGGCTGCTTCTGGTGCATGGTCACTCCTTTTGAAGAACTTCCGGGAATTAAAGGCATAGTATCCGGCTATACCGGCGGTCATACGGAGAACCCAACTTATGAACAGGTATGTGCCGGCGGAACCGGACATTACGAGGCAGTGCAAATCACTTTTGATCCGGACGTATTCCCTTACCGCAAGCTGCTGGAGCTGTTCTGGCAGCAAATTGATCCAACGGATGCCGGAGGCCAGTTCCATGACCGCGGACAGTCCTACCAAACCGCTATCTTCTATCATAATGAAGCCCAGCGGGAAGCGGCTGAAGCCTCCAAGCAGGAGCTTGCCAGCAGCGGTCGGTTCGATAAACCGATCGTGACGGAAATTTTACCGGCCAAACCGTTTTATCCGGCTGAAGACTACCATCAGGATTATCACAAAAAAAATCCGATGCACTATAAACGCTATCGCAAAGGCTCGGGCCGCGAGGACTTCATTGAAACCCACTGGTCCAAACCGGTTATCGATCAGCAGACGCTGAAAAGCAAACTTACGCCGATCCAATACGAAGTCACGCAGAACAGCGCGACGGAACGTCCGTTTACCGGCGAATATTGGGATCATGAAGAGGAAGGCATTTACGTGGATATCGTCTCCGGCGAGCCGCTGTTCAGCTCCACGGACAAATATGACGCCGGCTGCGGCTGGCCTAGCTTTACTCGCCCGCTCCGCGATTACAGCATCAAGGAGAAACTTGATACCAGTCATTTCATGGTCCGGACCGAGGTGCGCAGCCGGGGGGCCAACTCCCATTTGGGCCACGTCTTCGATGACGGGCCAGGTCCGAACGGCCTGCGCTACTGCATCAATTCTGCCGCTCTCCGCTTCGTTCCGAAAGAGGATCTGGAGAAAGAAGGCTACGGCGAATATCTTGCGCTGTTTGAATAA
- a CDS encoding LacI family DNA-binding transcriptional regulator → MDTKIVDVAAKAGVSPATVSRVLNRSNGVTERTRLKVMKAIEELGYHPNAAAKHLRSQRTKTIGVIAQDINSTYFTEIIKGIENMAYAQGYRVIICDAENHKEKEQEYLNLLLDRTIDGLILIVPLITDEEIIELADKGYFVAVVGRHIQHDRIPCVYTDNVKFSREVVKHLVQQGHRDIVFLNGHPDAVDSFERLEGYLKALRDHQIPFRPEFVENGHFSENGGYEALKRLVEKQLSFTAVFAANDEMALGVYRACAELGIRIPDQLAVIGVDNNRISKYIQPTLSTVNQPKYTMGAILVEKFIDQMNENQFENKRVFVVDSELIVRESSLFTVGKKSGPGNK, encoded by the coding sequence ATGGACACCAAAATTGTCGATGTGGCTGCCAAAGCGGGCGTTTCCCCCGCCACCGTGTCCCGGGTGCTGAACCGCTCAAACGGAGTTACGGAGAGAACAAGGCTAAAGGTAATGAAAGCTATTGAGGAATTAGGTTATCATCCCAACGCCGCAGCCAAACATCTCCGTTCTCAAAGGACAAAAACGATCGGAGTTATTGCCCAGGACATCAACAGCACTTATTTCACCGAAATTATCAAGGGCATTGAAAATATGGCCTATGCACAGGGCTACAGGGTGATCATTTGCGACGCCGAGAACCATAAGGAGAAAGAGCAGGAGTATTTGAACCTGCTGCTGGACCGGACTATTGACGGCCTGATTCTAATCGTTCCGCTCATTACGGACGAAGAAATTATCGAGCTCGCTGATAAAGGCTATTTCGTAGCCGTAGTCGGCCGCCATATTCAGCATGACCGCATCCCTTGCGTTTACACCGATAACGTCAAATTTTCTCGGGAAGTAGTCAAACATCTCGTTCAGCAGGGACATCGGGATATCGTGTTCCTGAACGGACATCCCGACGCCGTTGATAGTTTCGAAAGGCTTGAAGGGTATTTGAAGGCGCTAAGAGACCATCAAATTCCGTTCCGGCCTGAATTTGTAGAGAACGGCCATTTCAGCGAGAACGGCGGTTACGAAGCGCTCAAACGCCTGGTAGAGAAGCAGCTGTCCTTCACTGCGGTCTTCGCTGCCAACGACGAGATGGCGCTTGGCGTTTACCGGGCGTGCGCGGAGCTTGGCATCCGCATCCCGGACCAGCTTGCGGTTATCGGAGTCGATAACAATCGGATCAGCAAATACATTCAGCCGACCTTAAGTACGGTAAATCAGCCTAAATATACGATGGGAGCCATTTTGGTCGAAAAATTCATCGACCAGATGAACGAAAACCAGTTTGAGAACAAACGGGTGTTTGTCGTCGATTCCGAATTGATTGTACGGGAATCCTCCCTCTTTACGGTAGGCAAAAAAAGCGGACCCGGGAATAAATAA